A window of Salvia splendens isolate huo1 chromosome 8, SspV2, whole genome shotgun sequence genomic DNA:
atttaaaaataattttttttagtgcAAGAAGACTATTATAgttataaaaaattagaaatatactttttatatttttcatactATCCTAGGCATATCTATTTTTATACAAGGCACCTTTTTGTAAGTATAGATTTAAGTGAACAACTTAGCACATTAATGTACAGAATGAATAGTAAGTATAGATTTAAGTCAACACATTATTGTACACATTGATAGCATCTTACTGTATAATGTACATATACAATTGCTATAAGAGTTTATTGGCAAAATTCTTGACAATTGAAATGAGCTTTTTTGTGAATGTATAGTCCGAAACaagcctttttattttattttatgtgcagtgttaaataaaagaaaaaaaggtgtTTGTTCTCCATTAAATGCAGCAAGtaattacaaaattttatttctcaACAGTCATGAAACTTACTGTTTTTAAATGTATATGTCctgaaatttaatttatggagtaatatattttcACAATCAATACATTTATTAATGACTCTGATGTTTAAGTAAGTCAAATACTTTGACGACACATTTTTATTAGGTGCGACGGCGAGTAATCTACTCTCCATCtgtcctattaaaaataaaacgttttccTTTATGATTAtcctactaaaaataaaatgttttctAAAAAGGAAACAACACCCTCTCTATTCTttttattagaaatgagtcactcaccccttaaaataACTTataaggggtgagtggctcatttctaatatgatatcagagcgggcccaaatcgatgatggattttatctttttatctcATGCATTACCTGCCCACGTTGATACGAGTATTTCTATGGAATATtcccatatctctattatttcatatattattgatttagcgtttctttcctatttcttgatcactaagttaggttattatggggtattataaataggagtctttgttatcttttgaattaatcattgaagaaatacaatttatctctttatcgtcttttacttttctgcaaTTTACTTTTCTATCTTTGTTCATCGGTTGCTCAACGGAATTCCTTCCGCGAACGGACCTCCTTTATCCGGCGATTTCTTGCCATTATTCTCCGATACGAGTTTACTcatatcatctggtgctttcatccagttCTCATCCTCCGATTCACCGCTATCATGTCACAATCAACCCACGTTTTGGCATCGCAGTTTGAGCGGATAACAGCTGCAATCAGCAAACTGGAATCCTCACTTACCGTTGCTGAATTTCGCAGATTCGTAGCAACACAGCCAACGTCGGTCCTGATTCTGGCACCCCTCATTTGCGCTATAGGGCCCTCTTTGGTGTCCTATCCGCGCCACGAACATGGCCCTCCAGACGCACCACCGTTGTACGATGCCGCAATGCCACCGTACCTACCAAATTCGAATTGGAACCTACCGCCGTCGAACCAACCATCGCACCAGGTCCAACCAAGGCGTGCAACCGGCTGGGACCTCCGGGCAGCCGCAATCCACTGGATTCCCCAGCCTATGCCCACCTACATTATGGCTACGACTCAGCTCTAGATTATAGTCTGGCACCCTATACGCGTACAATCAGTCGGGGCAACAAGACCGTGTGTGGAGCTACCAGCTGCATCGCCCGAGCCTCCCACCACTGCCAATAATCAAGCCAACATCGTGCTGGGGCCCACCACCACAAGGCGATCCCTTCGGGCCCCCACAATTTGACCAGCATCAGCCACTGTCGTCGCAGATGGACCGTcctacctgttgggacccaccgGGACAGCAGGGATACCCGGCGTATGAGCAACCACCCCCTTAGGCTGGCCGACGCCACCACCAATGCATATGGAGTCCCTTGACCGCGTGTTTGTCGAATTCCGGCCGCAACCACCACAGCTGCAACGTTATCAGGGTGAGACGGAGGAAGATAGATGCTATGGTGATGACTTTATTCACGCACATTCGCCAAAACTTGACGAGAGTTTGGATGCTTATGGGTGTGGATATGCGCATGAATTGAGAGAGCAAAAAGAAGTCGACTCTTCTCCATCGAGTTTAGTTGTGCAGATTGGGTATTCATGTGCTGGAGCCAGAGATTTTGATTGTTTTTCTGAACGTGGGATGGTGAATGAAATGCTTTGTGATAAACTAGAAAGGAAGCTTTCAACATACTCTATATCAGAGACAAAGTCAAAAACAAATGAAGCCATAGATGGTGATGCTACTTATTCAGACATAGGAAACAGATCAAATCCAGCCATTGGCTTGCGTAGTGATTTTAGTGGAGAGGAGAGGGAATTGTTAGACGATAGCTCGCCCCCATCAGCCACAATCTCGCTGCATGTGACAACCCCATTTTTGGCTTCTAATCGTCATCCGCAGGTTGATGTTCCGAGCTCAAGGAAAAAAGATTGGGAAAAGAATCTACTTGAGGATGAAAAGGCACTTTGTAAGAGTGGGAGACGTATTACTGAGGGGGAAGAGAAGTTGATCGAACTCAGTAGGATATTGAAGacaaaagagaagaagaggTCAATGAGAATTTTTCTGAGATGCGCGAGGTGGAGATAAAGGGTGAAGATCATGGATCTAGCTTAGAGGCGAAGGTGAACGATTTAAGTACGCTGCCAGAGGAGCCGAACAAGAATGGGAAAATGGAGATTCAAAGCCTTGTTGGGGAGCATAAAGTGGTGTTTGAGATGAAAGAGCTGGAGCTTGAAGTAggaaggcaagagaagagacgGTTGTATGCGAATGAGCTTCGAGTATGACCTGGAGGTTTGGTTATGAAAGAGCGCCCAATCGGCAATACGATGCAAAATATTGACAAAGGAGGCGACCGATCTGTCGCCCTACGCCGTGCAACCGCACATGAACCACGACATCACAGGTAGCCTGCAGCAGCCACAACACACTAGGGAGCAGCTTGGCATGCCCTTCACCGAGGCTGCCGCTCACGTTGAGCATCCTTTCGCTTCAATCGCCAAATTGGAGTCTAGGAGGGATGACACTGACCGCCACGTGGGGGGACTGCACGCACAGCCTCGACCACCACCATCCCCGCCCAACGGACAGCTGCCATATGCACCGACTTTCCAGTCGGATAGTGGCCTCGATCCTACAGTACCGAGCTCACATACGGGTCTTTTTTTTGGAGCAGTTGCAGAGTGAACAAGTGGTTATAGTAAAAGAGAAACTATCTGAGTTGCATCTGTACTCTAGTGATGTATCTATGATATTGAGTGGTAACTATGGAGAAGGAGATTCGAACAATTCCTTTAGTAGACGCCTATTGAACAAGTTTGATAAGGAGGCGGAAGTAGTAGATGCTTTTGGGGAGTGGAGCTGTTCTAAGAGTATAAGAATTTGCAATTGCCTTGTGTGTATAACGAAGAATATGGCAAAGAAAATTGGTCTTTCATTTGTATCTGAGGGGTTGCTTAAAGGAGCTCAAGATTTGAGTTGTGAGAAAATTGTTTGAGTGCTTGTTGCTTTGCCTCATAAGGAAGTTGCCCATTCATTCAAAAAGTGGAGAAAAGaagattattttaatggaaAAGTGGATTTGGTTTTGCTAGATGATACTAATGAGAAGTCCAACAAAACTAAGATTGAGTTCTTTTTCAGTGTGGGTGTTCTTGCACTTCGTCAGCTTTGTGCAATTCTTGAGGATTTGCATACATTTGATCTGGGTGGGGATACCTCGCCAAAGCTTATGGTCGCGACACTCTTCGTTTTGTCGTGAtttccaccttgagggcaaggtgaattttaaccgtgggggagttgatacgagtatatctatggaatattctcatatctctattatttcatatattattgatttagcgtatctttcttatttttttatcactaagttaggttattaaggagtattataaataggagtctttgttatcttttgaattaatcattgaagaaatacaatttatctctttatcgtcttttacttttctgcaaTTTACTTTTCCATCTTTGTTCATCGGTTGCTCGACGGAATTCCTTCCGCTAACGGACCTCCTTTATCCCCCGATTTATCGCCATTATTCTCCGATACGAGTGTACTCGTATCacacgtgatggaagaccgatgtcctttccggcccacacgtaaGGGGCGtgttcttgtcccacatcgacttggtaatgatcctagctcatctatataagtgtggataactctCCCCCTTCTAAGCCTTTTAAatggtgagtgactcatttctaataagGTTTTATAAGGGTGAGTGGCCAATTTCTAatactttttctcttttactttaatttctctttattaactcataaaacaatACTGCAAAAAATTCTGTGTCGGAaattaaatgtttcatatttattggtaCGGAGGGATCATTTTGAATATCGTCATTTCAATTTCTTATTAGAGACTGTTTTATCGTCATTTCAATTTCTTATTAGAGACTGTGTGTTTATCTTTCTTTAAGGTGCAGGCTGCCGGCTGGCTAATTATATTAGTTCTTTGTTTCTCTTATGGAGGGAAAAATATTTGATTACCAAATGCTTTGAATGACATTTATAATTAAGCTACGATAAGTCGCCTTATTTAACTAAAATGTGTCATAAATCAAAGTGATTCAATGCAAAAGAAGCTCATCGCTTaaccaaatgttttttttcctaGAATTTCTTAGGATATTTAGTCTTCTCAATTTCCTtgataattaaatattagtattcCAAAGGCTTAACCTGCTttcttttccaaaaaaaaaagttgtatTTTATGATTccatttttcattaatttttttctattcactttctattatattttctaaaatacaTATCCGGTCAAATTTGACCAATTATGAGTAGCTCGTATTGGGTCATGGATTCTCAAAAGAGCCCATTTCAAGAATTTTGCCTAAGTACATACTAGTAAAAAAAATGCCACGATATATTTAGATAGTGAAATTTAGATAGTGAAATAGTGAATACTCGTGTACAATTTAGACATAATTgttgttaattaattatataatagaTCATACTTATCAGTTATCACTATAATATTTGGTACACTATGGTACTGCATGTCCCACGATTTGGACTGTAAATGAGTCAAATTGTGTTGAACAAAATAAATGagattttatacacaaaataaatcagCTCAATCTTcataaatttcacaaaatacaaTAGTAGTATTGAATTATTGATGCGAAACGTTGAATATCAACACAAGTTAAATGagattttatacacaaaataaatcagCTCAATCTTCATaaatttcacaaaacacaaTAGTAGTATTGAATTATTGATGTGAAACATTGAATATTTTCGAGTGATGATAAACAACCAAATTTTAtacaatcaaaataaaattatattagtaattttgatgtattaaaataataaatgtagttAGTGGATAAGTTAAAAAGACTTTATTAGTCTTCatcctcattttcaattttttttttatatttaaattatctctctattttttcaaatttaaattaaaatacgcattaattacattttatgttaaaaaaagaaaaaaatatacacaaatCATTAATATGTGACCATAATATTATACACGTTCCATATACTATATATGtatccatatattttaattaaatgcataaatacaCTAGTGTTTTTCTCAAATAAATTAGTTTTTAGTCgtacaaaatttggtcacacacatttatttaatatttccaaTTTTAAAGATTTgcttagaccatccactacgggtctcgccggcgtctcgcgtcccgTCGCGGAGAGACGGGACcccggcgcgacgcgttgcagctcgccGTCCCGTCCCGCGCCGTCCCGCGTCGCGTCTTGCGTCGCGTCCCGTCGAGCCAAGAGACGGGCTGtatcgccacgcgcctaggcgacgtggcgcgacccggcgtcgtgcatgacgcccactcgccggcccgcgagtgggcgtcgtcacgtgctgacgcaataaatattttttaaaaaaaattcgaattttaaaaaaaataaaataaaaataaaagaattttttttctaacggtaataataccgtttttttgttttttttaatttttaattaatttttttactctataaatactcctaaactcatcatcatttcacacacaactgcacatctattcttcctatcatctaaattttctctcaaattttcatataacaactcaagatgtccggcgacggtgACGTCAACTACAgcggttccggctccggcgggtgggatctcaacgcgttcggcgattgggagaccatgatcaacacattgggcggttccggttcgtcaacgccgTGGACctagggttcggcgacgccgggggtaccaaccacccaattttgaccttgatgcatatgtccgtccctccgccccgcggtattcgcagggattatctcagattcgggaggattttcccgttgatcccacgccgggagtaggccgaggcagtggaggtggccgaggcggtgtacaaccccaggcgggcgaggacaaggaggaagaggaagaagaggaagaggatctaggccggcatccgtacaacaacctcaaaacgctggcggtgtacaacgcctggatcaccgtctcgtatgatcccatcgtcgggaatcaacaatcccggaagtgtttctgggaaaaggtctgcgaggtctaccaccagataaagccgaaaggctcccacaagcgcaaatttaaaatgctccgctctcactttgaccgagtcgaccgacaggtcaaaaaattctgcggcatctactcgtccgaagaggcgcgctaccaaagcggtgCCACGGCAACCGACATTTTGAcatccgctttgcgcgcctactaccaggacgaacgtcatcaattcagatttgttgatgtttggcaggccgtcaaggacgaggaacggtgagccggcggtttccgctccagctcgggctcaacctcgaagcgcacaaaccatacggcgagtggccaataatcgtctggtggtgacaccgctgagggcatcagccaatctgaggctgaatcccaggagtttgcgggtacggtcggcgatgctggaggatccgcgagtgggcgtcgtcggccgcaagggacgaaggcggcgaaagcggctagaggaAGGAAGGGTCGAGgtgaatcaagccagccgggcttgggatcgggctcgcggggaggctcggacacacttatggtggcgtacatgaccgccacaatggcagacacttcccgcttctcgtacgtccaattcacggcctggtggaacggaattgtgcatatggcagcacaacttggccttccgactccccctcaacctcgaccgcctccggaggatgattagccggcggagtagttttttatttttctttaaatttgtattttaaattatgttgtgtgtttttttatgttgtgtgttttttatgttgtgtgttttttaataaagtgtgtttgttttaattgaattgggttggggaaaaaaataaaaaatgaaattgaatgaatagtaattaaggggcggaataagggacggttaagggacggagcgttgcaggttccgtcccttagttaagggatggaggaaaaaaggacagtggggccctcaaatagtggtcaaatagtaattaagggacggtttaagggacagtatagagacagcgtagtggatggccttacgCACTTTCACCTCTGTCGCTCTCTCACAATAGCTTTTCTATAACTTCATTAAAAAGATTTTCTGCCTAAAATGGCAGAGATTTCTGAGTGAAATCACCCCAAAGTCAATCCCAAAATACACACTCCCAAATCCTACAAGATTTGCTCTCAACAACTTAACAACCCCAGCTACAAGAGAAGAGAAGTACTCTCCTATTTTCCATCTTTTTTCTTGGGTGGACTCAAAAATTAAAGTTTGGATTTTTATCTTTCTTGCATTGGGGTTTGTGAAAAAAATGAGTGTAGAGGTTGAACATGATTTGGCAAGAGGAGAATGAGAGTTGGTACAGGTGTAATCTTGTCCAAAATCCTATAATTGAGTTTTgatttgaataataaaaaaaggggTCAGGATTAAATATTCTATAAATTGTGTCAGCTTCCGTGAAgcaaagaaagagagagaaaatttttTACAGAGgcttttgtttgcttttttcgAATTTGAGGAAGGTTTGTTCTTGAGTAATTTTCCAAGGTAGATTTCGAATAATTGTATGATTATTTTACCGCAATGTTTcactttttgttgaattttgacAGCTCGTGGAATTTGAGGTCGTTAGAAAATGATTCTGCcttcctttccttttttttctttgagtTTGTGATTGGTAGAAgtggaaatttcaattatgtgTTACTTTTTTCCAACTTTTTTTTCTCACATATTCCATTTTTTACAACATGTTTCTTGGcctgttttgtttttttttaaaacacttGTTCACGAGGTCATGTCGGatggataaaaaaaatcattagtTTTTCCATTTCAAAAATTGAATCAAGAAAGCGAATTTTATATAAGGCCCATAATTTGAGCATTATTTTATGGTTTTGaattgatttgaaatttatcaTTTGCAATCTTTAGTTGAATTGAAAACATGGGGAAAGCTACGAGGTGGCTGAGAGCGCTGCTTGGAATGAAGAAAGGGAAAGAAAAGGAGGGGAATCGGTGGAGCAAAGATTCCGGCGGATTGAGGGATATTCCGGCTGTCGACGCCGCGTGGCTGAGATCTTTGCTTGCCTCAACGGAGGAGCAAACCAATCACGCGATTGTGGTGGCCGCCGCCACTGCCGTCGCCGCGGAtgccgccgtcgccgccgcaaaggcggcggcggtggtcaGGCTCACCGGCGGCGGGGGCGGCGGGAGAGAGATGTTTGCTGCTATCAAGATTCAGGCTTTTTTTAGAGGCTTTTTGGTATGTGGAAAATGGAATTATTCAATTCATAATTTGTATTAATAGTATTTCCAATTTCTTGAATTTACATTTTGAAATTCGGATAAATTTAAATGTGGGCCCGGTGATTCGGCAGGCCCGAAAAGCACGGAGGGCTCTGAGAGGGCTTGTGAAGTTGCAAGCACTTGTTAGAGGCTATCTTGTAAGGAAACGAGCTGCCGCGACTCTGCATAGTATGGAGGCTCTTATTCGGGCACAGGTCCTTGTTCAGGCCCGACGGGCCTGTAGGATAACGAACAAGCTCCAGCCCGATGCCCAGTCAAGAAAGTCTGAGGTTAGAGCGAAATTCGAGCCCTTGTGAatgtttcttgatttatatGGTCAACAATTTGAGATAATTTTGTGAATTTGGAGCAGGAGAGAAGTGAATTGATTCAAAGTAAGAGGTTTCCCGCTTGTTTTGATCCATCGGACGAAAGCCCGAAAATAGTCGAGATTGACACCTGTCGGGCAAATTCACGGTCGAGGAGAATGAGAAACGATGATCACTCTCTGTCTTCCCCTAAGAAATATGTCCTTGATCGTCAAGATTTCGACTGGGGATTCGTCCCACAAGGATGCAAGTCTGTGACCGCGCACAACACACAGAGGTTTGGTTGCTCGGGCCGGGCCATGATCGACCTAGAAGAATGCAAGTCCTCGAATGGTTTTTTGGGCCGGGCCACCACACCTGCCAAGAGCATGTGTGGTGACACTTATTCGAACTACCCCAACTACATGACGAAAACGCAGTCGTTCAGGGCGAAGCTGAGGTCCCAAAGTGCCCCAAAGCAAAGGCCTGAACCCGGCCCGAAGAGACGGATGTCATTGAATGAAATAGTGGGATCAAGAAGTAGCTTCACCGGTGTTAGAATGCAGGAGTCATGTATTAAGGTTGAAGAAGATTTTGAGCTCTAGTGTGTTTTTATGTGTGCTTCAATGTTGACGTTTGTCTATTGGGATGGAACTGAGATTGATTTTGTGTGTTGGTTTCTTTTCCTTTGGTTCGTTGTGACAATAGATAGAATTTAAATGTGTAAACTAATTTGCGTTCATTCTTTGGTAATGAATGAAAAATTTCATGTTCAAAACAAattatacttcatccgttcgTGAATAGAAGTCATGTTTCTTCATTTTAGTCCAACGAAAAATAGGAGCTCCAgttcataattattataatgataaaaaaacctcatattccactaactcaactcacttacatttcatttaaaattaatatatagtgAGATTCATAACTTACTAACTTGTTTTcacccatttttcttaacaaatttttaaaacatgtgccgGAAAAAATGGGACTCATATTAGGGCGGAGTATTAACGGTTTAcattttttccaaaattaatCGATTACATTAACCTGATGCTAGAGCCTAGagattattctttttttctttgtaaagtACAAAATGCCACACCTTTTAATTTTTTGCTTTACTTTTTCACCCTGAAACAATTTTTTGAAACTTTTAATGCAAACTTTTTAGGTTCAATTTAATAAAGGAGTAGTTTTTACGGTTTTTAAGGAGAATATAATATGGTCTACGTGCCGTCGTATGGTCTCAAATTAAAATGAATGATCTTATATTGTTTGATGAAAATAAGGTCTTAAATTCCCTAACCAATGATTAGAGCTTGATTTGACTGATAGTTGCGGGAATTTCTTGAAATTTGTGGGCTCTTTGCACTGATTGAGGCTTTATTATATATAAAGAATGAGTGGTGGCCATGGCCAGCTATTAAGGATTAATTTTGTCAATTTAAGgaaattcgaaaattaaaattacttaAATGtccttcaaaattaaaattacttaAATGTCCTTCCCTCATTTTTAGTCTTGGTTTCCCTCCAAATCATCATTGGTAGATAATTCACTctcttttaaattttaaattaaagatTTCATTAAATACTACTCGACTTAATAGCAAATTTAATTACTATCCTCGttaattactactccatttaagagcatccgcaacggtggcgctgctcgccaccgccgtccgcgccgctggcacggcgctgctcaatgcatcgagcagcgtcgtgccagcgagcagctgacatggcgcgccctcattcgtcaacggcatagccgttgggtttaaataaaattttttttaaatcggtttttaattaaaaaaaccgataaaaaaaattcacttcccaaaaaaattatatccgtttataaccgttttttcccactttttaatttttttttattttttttgccccaaaaatacacactttcatctataaatacccccaatttcactcccaaaaattcacatcaaactacacaattctcatcatcattctctcatctccattctcatcttcaatctctcatatacattttcatcttcattctctcataccctacaacatcactatgtccgaccaaggcgataaccctacgggctcccacggttggaaccccgaatggtttggttcacaaccgtttcctagtccggaaactgaatattcggcccctcctcaaacccaagattcggccattccgggtggctaccgtccatacccaatcgacgaccaaggtgcctccgaaggacgATAcaggtggacaccggagcctaggccgaccgccccctcccaacctCCGCAAGCTCCTACTCGCGgcagcggtgtccgcacaccgtacacgccggcggagatggataaattgttcaaggcgtacttcgaaatctccgaagatgcggaggttggcacgaaccaatcgggcgatcacttttggtggcgcgtatctcgccggtacaatgcaaaccagccgccgggaacgatcgagcgcaacgagagtatggtgcgcaactgcatcggccgagccaacgacgaaattggcaagttcaatggctatttcctccaggagtcgcggaatgccgggagcggccggagcgaggtcgacatcatcactgcggaGCTGAGCACATatcaatccatgaacggtaagtcgttcaagtacctcaacgtttggaaggaaacgcggttccacccgaggtatttgggaggcgtaacatcctcctctagcggctcctccaaacggtcaaggtcggtattcctatccgactccggctccgaagaagtggctagccaactcgccggagctaacttgggtagccccgacgccggaccaagcggttcccaacgccgaccgcaaggaaagaagaaggcggcggccgagcgccggcgctccgcaactccatcggcccccgcccccgaacccgcaccctatgttccacctccacccccgaacaactcgttgtgggcccttttggcccaactcaatatggccgataggtcaactatgaccccccacgcaacttcaaacgcacgagggcaTGAtagtgggtctccaaaaacaattggggttgttgccgccggatgagtagtcttcctcgggtaatattagccaataattatgtaatttttaatttttagtattttaattatgtaattttcaatttttaggattttaattatgtcttttttattttatttgtattttataatatttattgtgattttttaatgaattttagtattatggaaatgtttatgtttaattgaatattaaattaattgtgctcgtccttgcggaagagcacagttgtgggtgttgtgctcttgccagagagcaggcatgaatagtaccgtccgggcccacaaccgggccgctggcaagagcacggttgtggatgctctaatagcatccgcaatggggcggacgataggccatatCGTCCGCCCGATGTCTCGGGAGCGCCATcgtcgggcggcctatcgtttGCCACTATGGGTATGCGGACGATGCATAGGGTATCGTCCGCGGCGTCCGCGCGCGGACGATGTAACGcttttttatcataattaaattaaaaatgcgTTTGTCGGGAGTCGAACCCGGGTCTATTGCTTGGAAGGCAATTATCCTAACCGTTGGACTACAAACGCTAGTTGAGATATCTTGAAAACTAAGTTGTTTTATTCGTATGAGAATgatatgacaaaaataaaaattcacatcacTTATGATTGAATATGGTGtgataatttatgattaaaaagtaGAATTCGGTGAAACGAGAATTTGCTTCTTCGAGTTATTAAGATGACTATGTTGTGTGattgaaatgaaatttttttccaatttttgtagtgttttactaattcaaa
This region includes:
- the LOC121743701 gene encoding protein IQ-DOMAIN 25-like, translating into MGKATRWLRALLGMKKGKEKEGNRWSKDSGGLRDIPAVDAAWLRSLLASTEEQTNHAIVVAAATAVAADAAVAAAKAAAVVRLTGGGGGGREMFAAIKIQAFFRGFLARKARRALRGLVKLQALVRGYLVRKRAAATLHSMEALIRAQVLVQARRACRITNKLQPDAQSRKSEERSELIQSKRFPACFDPSDESPKIVEIDTCRANSRSRRMRNDDHSLSSPKKYVLDRQDFDWGFVPQGCKSVTAHNTQRFGCSGRAMIDLEECKSSNGFLGRATTPAKSMCGDTYSNYPNYMTKTQSFRAKLRSQSAPKQRPEPGPKRRMSLNEIVGSRSSFTGVRMQESCIKVEEDFEL